One region of Rana temporaria chromosome 9, aRanTem1.1, whole genome shotgun sequence genomic DNA includes:
- the LOC120913480 gene encoding mucin-5AC-like, with protein MNLLGLTKVWILGSLLLLTTVNTVEGQAAFSPLTNLGDLIKKLLNDFSALIKQLINNIHPTATPTVTAATSASTLFSSKSSTTMSGSTSTLLKSTTKTTLFSTLIISTKSKTTTVGTGSTVQPLSTNASSTQSTGTHGSAPVSKTSQGLVSTSGLPDEFNTTNKHLSNNTNTPLVSGSSASTTAYPFVTTSSKYSVSPLVTTKFTTGSVSPSTNNRETSSVSKFSGQPATTNYVEQSLFTTTKVTSSNTEISKSATTKSVIPSTGLYSQTATTTKPSSTVGVSGQRQSATTGASSNTIHSNQYTSTLPTSTIAVNSQKSSAITISGASNQTSSTNSTTISTNSVISHSLPTTILTSPLPSSTVTVVSRQQTASSSTTIVGSQQTYLTTTSPSAETSIKATATRSPTVSSTTVVSSQQPTITPTPNSTVTSTHVSANRSTTLSSNTAVSSQQATSTTAPPSTAIGTQATASRSTTLSSSTAVSSQHTASTTTPLSTATNTQATATRSTTLSSTTAVSNQTVSTTTPPSTVTDIQATVTRSTTLSSTTAASNQTVSTTTPPSTATNIQATATRSTTLFSTTAASNQTVSTTTPPSTATNIQATATRSTTLSSTTAASNQTVSTTKPPITATNIQATATRSTILSSTTAVSSQQTASTTTAPSTAISTQATSTRNPILSSTTAISSQQTTSTTAPPNTATGTQATATRSTTLLSTTAVGSQKTASPTTPSSTATDTQSTATRSTTLSSTTAVSSQQTASTTTAPTTATSTQATSTRNPTLSTVVSSQQPTITPTPTSTQVTTNKSTTLSSTIAVSSQQATSTTASSSKATGTPSTATRSTTLSSTAVVTSQQTTSTTTPPSTATNTQATATRSNTSSSVTGTPNRNISTSFTTETRSQTTNMKTTSSSSRTGNTSWLNLVISLVLGLYLHKLMNLGMLTSS; from the coding sequence ttaacACAGTTGAAGGTCAGGCAGCCTTCTCACCACTAACAAATCTGGGCGATCTCATTAAGAAGCTACTGAATGACTTCTCTGCATTGATAAAACAGTTGATAAACAATATACATCCAACTGCAACCCCAACAGTTACTGCAGCAACAAGTGCTTCAACTTTGTTTAGTAGCAAATCAAGCACTACTATGTCAGGTTCTACAAGTACTTTATTAAAGTCTACTACCAAAACAACATTGTTCAGCACATTAATAATCTCTACAAAAAGCAAAACTACTACTGTTGGAACAGGTTCCACTGTCCAGCCTCTATCAACCAATGCATCATCAACACAAAGTACTGGGACACATGGAAGCGCACCAGTTTCCAAAACCAGTCAAGGACTTGTTTCAACAAGTGGCTTACCAGATGAGTTCAATACAACTAATAAGCATTTATCTAATAATACCAACACACCTCTTGTTTCTGGATCATCTGCATCTACCACAGCATATCCTTTTGTTACAACCTCTAGTAAATATTCTGTGTCACCACTAGTCACCACAAAGTTCACCACTGGTAGTGTGTCACCATCAACCAATAATAGGGAGACATCTTCAGTATCAAAGTTTAGTGGTCAACCAGCGACCACCAATTATGTCGAGCAATCATTATTTACAACAACAAAAGTGACGTCTTCGAATACAGAGATTAGTAAATCAGCCACCACAAAATCTGTTATTCCCAGTACAGGACTATACAGTCAGACAGCCACAACCACCAAGCCCTCTTCCACTGTTGGTGTTAGTGGCCAAAGACAGTCAGCCACCACAGGTGCTTCATCTAATACCATACATTCTAACCAGTATACATCTACTTTACCAACTTCCACTATTGCAGTTAACAGTCAGAAATCATCAGCTATCACAATATCTGGAGCAAGCAACCAAACATCATCCACTAACTCCACAACAATTTCAACTAACAGTGTAATTAGTCACAGTCTACCAACCACTATATTAACTTCTCCTTTACCATCATCTACAGTTACAGTTGTTAGTAGGCAGCAAACAGCATCATCTTCCACTACAATTGTTGGCAGCCAGCAAACATACTTAACTACAACATCTCCTAGTGCAGAGACCAGTATCAAGGCTACAGCCACCAGGAGCCCCACAGTGTCTTCTACTACAGTTGTTAGTAGCCAGCAACCAACCATAACTCCAACACCTAACAGTACAGTAACCAGTACCCACGTTTCAGCCAACAGGAGCACCACATTATCTTCTAATACAGCTGTTAGTAGTCAGCAAGcaacctcaactacagctcctccCAGTACAGCAATTGGTACCCAAGCTACAGCCAGCAGGAGCACCACACTATCTTCTTCTACAGCTGTTAGTAGCCAGCATACAGCCTCAACTACAACACCTCTAAGTACAGCAACCAATACCCAAGCTACAGCTACCAGGAGCACCACATTATCTTCTACTACAGCTGTAAGTAACCAAACAGTCTCAACTACAACCCCTCCCAGTACAGTAACCGATATCCAAGCTACAGTCACCAGGAGCACCACATTATCTTCTACTACAGCTGCAAGTAACCAAACAGTCTCAACTACAACACCTCCCAGTACAGCAACCAATATCCAAGCTACAGCCACCAGGAGCACCACATTATTTTCTACTACAGCTGCAAGTAACCAAACAGTCTCAACTACAACACCTCCCAGTACAGCAACCAATATCCAAGCTACAGCCACCAGGAGCACCACATTATCTTCTACTACAGCTGCAAGTAACCAAACAGTCTCAACTACAAAACCTCCCATTACAGCAACCAATATCCAAGCTACAGCAACCAGGAGCACCATATTATCTTCTACTACAGCTGTTAGTAGCCAGCAAACAGCCTCAACTACAACAGCTCCAAGTACAGCGATCAGTACCCAAGCTACATCTACCAGGAACCCCATATTATCTTCTACTACTGCTATTAGTAGCCAGCAAACAACCTCAACTACAGCACCTCCCAATACAGCAACTGGTACCCAAGCTACAGCCACCAGAAGCACCACATTATTATCTACTACAGCTGTTGGTAGCCAGAAAACAGCCTCACCTACAACACCTTCCAGTACAGCAACCGATACCCAATCTACAGCCACCAGGAGCACCACATTATCTTCTACAACAGCTGTTAGTAGCCAGCAAACAGCCTCAACTACAACAGCTCCCACTACAGCAACCAGTACCCAAGCTACATCCACCAGGAACCCCACATTATCTACAGTTGTTAGTAGCCAGCAACCAACCATAACTCCAACACCTACCAGTACCCAAGTTACAACCAACAAGAGCACCACATTATCTTCTACTATAGCTGTTAGCAGCCAGCAAGCAACATCAACTACAGCATCTTCCAGTAAAGCAACTGGTACCCCATCTACAGCCACCAGGAGCACCACATTATCTTCTACTGCAGTTGTCACTAGCCAGCAAACAACCTCAACTACAACACCTCCCAGTACAGCAACCAATACCCAAGCTACAGCCACCAGGAGCAACACATCATCTTCAGTTACTGGCACCCCTAACCGAAATATATCAACATCCTTTACTACAGAAACAAGAAGCCAAACAACCAATATGAAAACTACTT